In one Nocardioides luteus genomic region, the following are encoded:
- a CDS encoding maleylpyruvate isomerase family mycothiol-dependent enzyme, which translates to MTSTEQLKTYVDTWWSSIQDLLALLEELSESDWDRPTDLPGWDVRAIASHVAHLEGLTAGAPREEAEVPESAHIRSPMGQFTEVGVLTRREAAPASIIDEIRRYSSVRHQELLASPPDDPAAPPPGVFGAIGWSNGKLLRNRPLDVWLHEQDIRRATGRPGNLDTAGALHTADYLLEGVGFVLAKKAGADPGCTVVVEAEGHAPYAFTVTREGKGVPVVDPVAEPTVTLSTDRETYVLLAGGRASADPAKVTITGDTTLGSKIVENLNITP; encoded by the coding sequence GTGACTTCCACCGAGCAGCTGAAGACGTACGTCGACACCTGGTGGTCCTCGATCCAGGACCTCCTCGCGCTCCTGGAGGAGCTCTCCGAGTCCGACTGGGACCGGCCCACCGATCTGCCCGGCTGGGACGTCCGCGCCATCGCCTCCCACGTCGCTCACCTCGAGGGCCTGACCGCCGGTGCTCCGCGCGAGGAGGCGGAGGTCCCCGAGTCGGCCCACATCAGGTCGCCGATGGGCCAGTTCACCGAGGTCGGCGTGCTCACCCGCCGCGAGGCCGCACCGGCGAGCATCATCGACGAGATCCGCCGCTACTCCTCCGTACGCCATCAGGAGCTGCTCGCCTCCCCGCCCGATGACCCGGCGGCGCCCCCGCCCGGCGTCTTCGGTGCGATCGGGTGGAGCAACGGCAAGCTGCTCCGCAACCGGCCGCTCGACGTCTGGCTGCACGAGCAGGACATCCGCCGCGCGACCGGCCGCCCGGGCAACCTCGACACCGCCGGCGCCCTCCACACCGCCGACTACCTGCTCGAAGGCGTCGGGTTCGTGCTCGCCAAGAAGGCCGGCGCCGACCCCGGCTGCACGGTCGTGGTCGAGGCCGAGGGCCACGCTCCGTACGCCTTCACGGTCACCCGGGAGGGCAAGGGAGTCCCCGTCGTGGACCCGGTGGCCGAGCCCACCGTCACACTCTCCACCGACCGCGAGACGTACGTCCTCCTCGCCGGCGGCCGGGCCTCCGCCGACCCCGCCAAGGTGACGATCACCGGCGACACCACGCTCGGCAGCAAGATTGTCGAGAACCTCAACATCACCCCCTGA
- a CDS encoding WhiB family transcriptional regulator gives MWVDEWSLQAACRENEPDELFVRGAEQNKAKLVCSGCAVRTECLAEALDNQIEWGVWGGMTERERRALLRRSPNASWRAVLEAARTRASVE, from the coding sequence ATGTGGGTTGATGAATGGTCGCTACAGGCCGCTTGTCGTGAGAACGAGCCCGACGAGCTCTTCGTACGTGGCGCCGAGCAGAACAAGGCCAAGCTGGTCTGCTCCGGCTGCGCGGTCCGCACCGAGTGCCTGGCCGAGGCGCTCGACAACCAGATCGAGTGGGGTGTCTGGGGCGGCATGACCGAGCGCGAGCGTCGCGCGCTGCTCCGCCGCAGCCCCAACGCCTCGTGGCGTGCCGTGCTCGAGGCCGCACGCACCCGTGCCTCGGTGGAGTGA
- a CDS encoding MBL fold metallo-hydrolase, whose amino-acid sequence MTESWSGGTFGERGQCILAPNPGIMSLDGTNTWVLREPGARRSVVIDPGPLDEGHLDAVAEAAGEVATVLLTHHHYDHSEAARAFAERVGAGVRALDPEYRLGTEGLGDGDVIEVDGLEIRVVGTPGHTSDSLSFWLPGDGAVLTGDTVLGRGTTVVAHPDGELGAYLDSLDRLHALASEHGVGSVWPGHGPVIGNALGALDYYIAHRRERLGQVEGALAELGATPVEADPRAIVEIVYADVDQVLWGAAELSVRAQLAYLAGR is encoded by the coding sequence ATGACCGAGTCCTGGTCAGGTGGGACCTTCGGGGAGCGCGGCCAGTGCATCCTCGCGCCCAACCCCGGCATCATGTCGCTCGACGGCACCAACACCTGGGTGCTGCGCGAGCCGGGAGCGCGCCGGTCGGTCGTGATCGACCCCGGCCCTCTCGACGAGGGGCATCTCGATGCGGTCGCGGAGGCCGCCGGCGAGGTGGCGACGGTGCTGCTGACCCATCACCACTACGACCACTCCGAGGCGGCACGGGCCTTCGCCGAGCGGGTCGGGGCCGGCGTACGTGCTCTCGATCCGGAGTACCGGCTCGGCACCGAGGGGCTCGGCGACGGTGACGTGATCGAGGTCGACGGCCTGGAGATCCGCGTCGTCGGGACACCCGGGCACACCTCGGACTCGCTGTCGTTCTGGCTGCCGGGAGACGGAGCCGTACTCACCGGAGACACTGTCCTCGGGCGCGGGACCACCGTGGTCGCCCACCCCGACGGCGAGCTCGGTGCCTATCTGGACTCGCTCGACCGCCTCCACGCGCTCGCCTCCGAGCACGGCGTCGGCAGCGTCTGGCCCGGTCATGGCCCGGTCATCGGGAACGCTCTCGGAGCGCTCGACTACTACATCGCCCACCGCCGCGAGCGCCTCGGACAGGTCGAGGGCGCCCTCGCCGAGCTCGGCGCCACGCCCGTCGAGGCGGACCCGAGGGCGATCGTCGAGATCGTGTACGCCGACGTCGATCAGGTCCTGTGGGGTGCGGCCGAGCTCTCGGTGCGAGCGCAATTGGCTTACCTCGCTGGGCGCTGA
- a CDS encoding TolB family protein, which translates to MTDQQLREELHRIAERAPEVYVPTDTFARGRRAHRRSVVIAVSAISAAVALIAGSIALAPHRDSAEVDPARGDTELAVPDTIYAAPTWLAETEDGRYVNVGKLEHDLAIGAGAIAYAQPAQDSNGAVAIVVDADDGDYHPLALDDFIGLDPYWQNSYGDDGGHRPLALSPDGTHLAWSWGLGRDAAPDSQRVSGGVRIADLTTGEISEWDLSYDGSTYVTDVEWSEGGNQLLWTGLQMDRWDSEGYVPGDVVAGVITHASAEVTTYSGEIGDATDLSLWAVSDEGAIAFNGTPDDQLHVQSAEGKLTALRLPEKASVYVPIMFHGSDLYITSDDGLVPVDGDGQTYATPSDGMWRPVGWSGDAPLLKLYGADNVYFGQVWNVDDEAADKVAGGNSLIALDGSAGTVADTVSIAYDLIDADSIKHPTVPRSKPFFWPPWIGGAVFWLVAALVVVVVWRRARRMLLVVAVLAALLILAGALFLIDTTGALSRGDNVEGPGGVIEIEAQGDSNAPSRAVIPTQIRWNDPFQEGAPNVPVSTSFDVGWAVAAFEDPYSREQIQAVVITAAGSYHRLALPDSDGTRVLSDEPTVELSPDGSRLAYSTWKGPDGSRVNIVNLLSGDVDTFVLGITGNHNRVRSLAWSPDSTWLVWSSEQGGSEDAGRINISDGTSQHLPDGSWTNAGISADGTVGMRSNDRTRVWPGYEGDFPGDESTTVSTWVGSTVGDDGPSIGSVGFTRTRTVLSLGRKPSVRSVDVDGRTFEGVAGWDPHGTALIVTRNEDDRDLRTVASDGSTDIVAHIDTGVQNLSVATSLSPDVVVSVPETEWAEPSPLRWLPPIGAIGAVVTGFLIWGHIRRKKTETAT; encoded by the coding sequence ATGACTGACCAGCAGCTCCGCGAGGAGCTCCACCGCATCGCCGAGCGCGCCCCTGAGGTGTACGTTCCCACCGACACCTTCGCCCGCGGCCGCCGCGCCCATCGCCGCTCCGTCGTCATCGCCGTCAGTGCGATCTCGGCCGCCGTCGCCCTCATCGCCGGCTCCATCGCCCTCGCTCCGCACCGCGACTCGGCCGAGGTCGACCCCGCCCGAGGCGACACCGAGCTCGCCGTCCCCGACACGATCTATGCGGCGCCGACGTGGCTGGCCGAGACCGAAGACGGCCGCTATGTCAACGTCGGGAAGCTCGAACACGACCTGGCCATCGGCGCCGGCGCGATCGCGTACGCCCAACCGGCTCAGGACTCGAACGGCGCCGTCGCGATCGTCGTCGATGCGGACGACGGCGACTACCACCCGCTCGCCCTCGACGACTTCATCGGCCTCGATCCCTACTGGCAGAACTCATACGGCGACGACGGCGGGCACCGCCCGCTCGCCCTTTCACCGGACGGGACCCACCTGGCGTGGTCCTGGGGTCTGGGTCGTGACGCGGCGCCCGACAGTCAGCGCGTCTCGGGCGGCGTACGCATCGCCGACCTGACCACCGGCGAAATCTCCGAGTGGGACCTCAGCTACGACGGGAGCACCTACGTCACCGACGTGGAGTGGTCCGAGGGTGGCAACCAGCTGCTCTGGACCGGCCTCCAGATGGACCGCTGGGACTCCGAGGGGTACGTCCCAGGCGATGTCGTTGCGGGCGTCATCACCCACGCGTCGGCCGAGGTGACCACCTACTCCGGCGAGATCGGCGACGCGACAGACCTCAGCCTCTGGGCGGTCTCCGACGAGGGTGCGATCGCCTTCAACGGCACCCCCGATGATCAACTACATGTCCAGTCCGCCGAGGGGAAGCTCACCGCTCTGCGGCTTCCCGAGAAGGCTTCCGTCTACGTGCCGATCATGTTCCACGGCTCTGACCTCTACATCACCTCGGACGATGGGCTTGTCCCCGTGGACGGGGACGGCCAGACCTACGCCACCCCCTCCGATGGCATGTGGCGGCCAGTCGGTTGGTCGGGAGATGCGCCGCTGCTCAAACTCTACGGCGCCGACAACGTCTACTTCGGTCAGGTCTGGAACGTCGATGACGAGGCAGCGGACAAGGTCGCCGGTGGCAACTCGCTGATCGCACTCGACGGCAGCGCCGGGACGGTTGCGGACACGGTGAGCATCGCCTACGACCTCATCGACGCCGACTCGATCAAGCACCCGACGGTGCCTCGGAGCAAACCGTTCTTCTGGCCTCCGTGGATCGGCGGGGCGGTTTTCTGGCTGGTTGCTGCACTCGTGGTGGTCGTCGTCTGGCGGCGAGCGAGGCGCATGCTCCTGGTCGTCGCCGTCCTCGCTGCTCTGCTGATCCTCGCGGGCGCTCTCTTCCTCATCGATACGACCGGCGCCTTGTCGCGAGGTGACAACGTGGAGGGACCAGGCGGCGTGATCGAGATCGAGGCGCAAGGTGATTCGAACGCACCGAGTCGTGCTGTGATTCCCACCCAGATCCGCTGGAACGACCCGTTTCAGGAGGGCGCTCCCAACGTGCCCGTCAGCACCTCGTTCGACGTCGGCTGGGCCGTCGCCGCCTTCGAGGATCCCTACAGCCGGGAACAGATCCAAGCCGTGGTGATCACTGCGGCAGGCAGCTACCACAGGCTCGCCCTGCCGGACAGCGACGGAACCCGAGTGCTCTCCGACGAACCGACCGTGGAACTGTCACCCGACGGTTCTCGACTCGCGTATTCGACGTGGAAGGGGCCTGACGGAAGTCGCGTCAACATCGTCAACCTGCTCTCAGGGGATGTCGACACCTTCGTTCTCGGGATCACCGGCAATCACAACCGGGTGAGGAGCCTCGCCTGGTCACCCGATTCCACCTGGCTGGTGTGGTCCAGCGAGCAGGGAGGGTCTGAGGATGCAGGGAGGATCAACATCTCGGACGGCACGAGCCAACACCTTCCTGATGGCTCCTGGACCAACGCGGGCATCTCCGCCGACGGCACGGTCGGGATGCGTTCGAACGACCGTACGCGGGTATGGCCAGGCTATGAAGGTGACTTTCCGGGAGACGAGTCCACCACGGTGTCGACCTGGGTCGGATCCACGGTCGGCGACGACGGTCCGAGCATTGGTTCGGTCGGCTTCACCCGCACACGCACAGTGCTCAGCCTCGGACGGAAGCCTTCAGTTCGCAGCGTCGACGTCGACGGTCGGACCTTCGAAGGCGTCGCCGGCTGGGACCCCCATGGCACGGCGTTGATCGTGACCAGGAATGAGGACGACAGGGATCTCCGTACGGTCGCCTCCGATGGGTCGACCGACATCGTCGCTCACATCGACACCGGCGTACAGAACCTAAGCGTCGCAACGTCTTTGTCCCCTGACGTCGTGGTCTCGGTTCCGGAGACCGAGTGGGCCGAGCCCAGCCCGCTCCGCTGGCTGCCGCCCATCGGAGCCATCGGGGCGGTCGTGACCGGCTTCCTCATCTGGGGGCACATCAGACGAAAGAAGACCGAGACGGCCACCTGA
- a CDS encoding NUDIX hydrolase has protein sequence MRIPIPPVRLGDDIVALAGEYAEGVRTPVEPRDAATVLLLRPGSDAGSSSGPEVYLLRRQLTMGFAAGMAVFPGGGVDVRDAELPDSCWAGPSAGEWARRLGVDEARARALVAAAVRETFEECGVLLAGTSADAVVDDVSGSDWEADRVALESHSLSLTELLTRRGLVLRTDLLGPWAAWTTPVFEPKRFATWFFVARLPEGQVTRDVSSESSSVHWLSAAEAVDQVEAGELAMMPPTYLNCLEIASIGTEDDVLAAAAERELTMFTPAVTEVDGGHALSMMPLHASLVAGRGRS, from the coding sequence GTGCGCATCCCGATCCCTCCTGTCCGGCTTGGTGACGACATCGTGGCCTTGGCCGGGGAGTACGCCGAGGGCGTACGCACCCCGGTCGAGCCGCGCGACGCGGCGACGGTCCTGCTGCTGCGGCCGGGCTCAGATGCCGGGTCCTCTTCCGGCCCGGAGGTCTATCTGCTCCGTCGTCAGCTGACGATGGGGTTCGCCGCCGGGATGGCCGTCTTCCCCGGCGGTGGTGTGGACGTACGCGACGCCGAGCTGCCCGACTCCTGCTGGGCCGGGCCGTCGGCCGGTGAGTGGGCACGCCGGCTCGGGGTCGACGAGGCCCGCGCGCGGGCGCTGGTCGCCGCGGCGGTGCGGGAGACATTCGAGGAGTGCGGCGTACTGCTCGCCGGGACGTCGGCCGATGCCGTCGTCGACGACGTCTCGGGCTCGGACTGGGAGGCGGACCGGGTCGCGCTGGAGTCGCACTCGCTGTCGTTGACCGAGCTGCTGACCCGGCGCGGGCTGGTGCTGCGTACGGATCTGTTGGGGCCGTGGGCCGCCTGGACGACGCCGGTCTTCGAGCCGAAGCGCTTCGCGACCTGGTTCTTCGTCGCCCGGCTGCCCGAGGGGCAGGTCACCCGGGACGTGTCGAGCGAGTCCTCCTCGGTGCACTGGCTCAGCGCCGCCGAGGCGGTCGACCAGGTCGAGGCCGGCGAGCTGGCGATGATGCCGCCGACCTACCTCAACTGCCTCGAGATCGCCTCGATCGGCACCGAGGACGACGTGCTCGCCGCCGCCGCGGAGCGCGAGCTGACCATGTTCACGCCGGCCGTCACGGAGGTCGACGGCGGCCACGCCCTGTCGATGATGCCGCTGCACGCATCGCTCGTCGCCGGAAGGGGACGCTCATGA
- a CDS encoding RidA family protein: MSAAPEEVLAELGLSVPDVVPPVAAYIPAVRSGNHVFTSGQLPMKDGALLSVGKVGGDVTAEDGYAAAQQCALNALAAVKAEIGDLSQVKRVVKVLCFVASTPDFTGQPGVANGASELLGKVFGDAGRHARSAVGVPVLPLDAPVEVEIVVEI, translated from the coding sequence GTGAGCGCCGCCCCTGAGGAGGTCCTCGCCGAGCTCGGGCTGAGCGTCCCGGACGTGGTGCCGCCGGTGGCCGCATACATCCCGGCGGTGCGCTCGGGCAACCACGTCTTCACCTCGGGCCAGCTCCCGATGAAGGACGGTGCGCTGCTCTCGGTCGGCAAGGTCGGCGGGGACGTCACGGCCGAGGACGGCTACGCAGCCGCGCAGCAGTGTGCGCTCAACGCCCTGGCCGCGGTCAAGGCCGAGATCGGTGACCTCTCGCAGGTCAAGCGGGTCGTGAAGGTGCTGTGCTTCGTCGCCTCCACGCCCGACTTCACCGGCCAGCCGGGTGTCGCCAACGGTGCTTCCGAGCTGCTCGGCAAGGTCTTCGGCGACGCCGGCCGGCACGCCCGCTCGGCCGTCGGCGTGCCCGTCCTGCCGCTGGACGCGCCTGTCGAGGTGGAGATCGTCGTCGAGATCTGA
- a CDS encoding ArsA-related P-loop ATPase — protein MSSDWPHVQLHVVTGKGGTGKSTVAAALALGLASHGKNVLLCEVEGRQGVARMFDVDPLPYAETRIATGLRMRSRSGADAEPGNVYALHIAPEEALLEYLKMYYKLGPAGRALDRFGVIEFATTIAPGVRDVLLTGKLFEAVQRNSRNKGARTYDAVVLDAPPTGRITTFLNVSESVAGLAKVGPIKNQADTMMTLFRSRRTAVHLVTLLEEMPVQETADGISELRAAGLPVGGVIVNQVRPRDLPDESLAAALTGSLDGETIAEDLKRAGVEPDPALIAALTTEAKEYAERRSLEDAQRDLVAGLGVPTYELNRIAGGIDIGGLYELAAELKDQGLA, from the coding sequence ATGAGTTCCGACTGGCCCCATGTGCAGCTGCACGTGGTGACCGGCAAGGGCGGCACGGGCAAGTCGACGGTGGCTGCGGCCCTGGCGCTCGGGCTGGCCTCCCACGGAAAGAACGTCCTGCTCTGCGAGGTCGAGGGCCGGCAGGGAGTGGCGCGGATGTTCGACGTCGACCCGCTGCCCTATGCCGAGACCCGCATCGCGACCGGGCTGCGGATGCGCTCCCGGTCCGGCGCCGACGCCGAGCCGGGCAACGTCTACGCCCTGCACATCGCTCCTGAGGAAGCGCTCCTCGAATACCTCAAGATGTACTACAAGCTCGGCCCGGCCGGCCGCGCCCTCGACCGCTTCGGCGTCATCGAGTTCGCGACCACGATCGCGCCCGGGGTCAGGGACGTCCTCCTGACCGGCAAGCTCTTCGAGGCCGTCCAGCGCAACAGCCGCAACAAGGGCGCCCGCACCTACGACGCCGTCGTGCTCGACGCTCCCCCGACCGGCCGGATCACGACCTTCCTGAACGTGTCCGAGTCCGTTGCGGGCCTGGCCAAGGTCGGTCCGATCAAGAACCAGGCCGACACGATGATGACGCTGTTCCGCTCCCGGCGGACCGCGGTGCATCTGGTCACCCTGCTCGAGGAGATGCCGGTCCAGGAGACCGCAGACGGCATCAGCGAGCTCCGTGCCGCCGGGCTCCCGGTCGGCGGCGTCATCGTCAACCAGGTGCGCCCTCGCGACCTCCCCGACGAGTCCCTCGCCGCCGCCCTCACCGGCTCGCTCGACGGCGAGACCATCGCCGAGGACCTCAAGCGCGCCGGCGTCGAGCCCGACCCGGCCCTGATCGCCGCGCTGACCACGGAGGCGAAGGAGTACGCCGAGCGCCGATCCCTCGAGGACGCCCAGCGTGACCTCGTCGCCGGTCTCGGTGTCCCGACCTACGAACTCAACCGGATCGCCGGCGGCATCGACATCGGCGGGCTCTACGAGCTCGCTGCCGAGCTGAAGGACCAGGGGCTCGCATGA
- a CDS encoding DUF4177 domain-containing protein: protein MTKWEYQVAPVLNHAAAQILNNFGADGWELVTILDNGTGNYVGFFKRAVSE from the coding sequence ATGACCAAGTGGGAATACCAGGTGGCGCCGGTCCTCAATCACGCAGCGGCGCAGATCCTCAACAACTTCGGTGCCGACGGGTGGGAGCTCGTCACCATCCTCGACAACGGCACGGGCAACTACGTCGGATTCTTCAAGCGGGCGGTCTCGGAGTGA
- a CDS encoding ArsA family ATPase — MTSHPRVGPLAAHADHTRTLEVDRLLDDRNTHIIVCCGSGGVGKTTTSAALALRAAERGRKVVVLTIDPARRLAQSMGIAQLDNTPRPVPGVGPGRLDAMMLDMKRTFDEVVESQASPEKAQQILNNQFYIALSSSFAGTQEYMAMEKLGQLYRDSFAHNGGNGDYDLIVVDTPPSRSALDFLDAPERLSSFLDGRFLRLMLAPAKGPVRLMSAGISIVTNALKKVLGGQMLTDLQTFVTALDTVFGGFRQRAQETYALLQADETAFLVIAAPEPDALREAAYFVERLSGDRMPLQGLVVNRATLPDEASLTAAAAGAASERLPDAPLTAGLLRLHADRALLVERQDQLRERFAVAHPHVPTAVVPALPGDVHDLDGLREIGRLLAQG; from the coding sequence ATGACGTCTCACCCACGCGTCGGCCCGCTGGCCGCCCACGCCGACCACACCCGGACCCTCGAGGTCGACCGGCTGCTCGACGATCGCAACACCCACATCATCGTCTGCTGCGGCAGCGGCGGTGTCGGCAAGACGACCACGTCGGCCGCACTCGCCCTGCGGGCGGCCGAGCGCGGCCGCAAGGTGGTCGTGCTGACGATCGACCCCGCCCGGCGCCTCGCCCAGTCGATGGGCATCGCCCAGCTCGACAACACCCCGCGCCCCGTACCCGGGGTCGGACCGGGCCGGCTCGACGCGATGATGCTCGACATGAAGCGCACCTTCGACGAGGTGGTCGAGTCCCAGGCCAGCCCCGAGAAGGCCCAGCAGATCCTCAACAACCAGTTCTACATCGCGCTGAGCTCCAGCTTCGCGGGCACGCAGGAATACATGGCGATGGAGAAGCTCGGCCAGCTCTACCGCGACTCGTTCGCCCACAACGGCGGCAACGGCGACTACGACCTGATCGTCGTCGACACGCCCCCGAGCCGGAGCGCCCTCGACTTCCTCGACGCACCCGAACGCCTCTCCAGCTTCCTCGACGGCCGGTTCCTGCGCCTGATGCTGGCGCCGGCGAAGGGACCGGTCCGGCTGATGTCGGCCGGGATCAGCATCGTGACCAACGCGCTCAAGAAGGTGCTCGGCGGGCAGATGCTCACCGACCTGCAGACCTTCGTCACCGCGCTCGACACCGTCTTCGGTGGCTTCCGGCAACGAGCACAGGAGACGTACGCACTGCTCCAGGCCGACGAGACCGCCTTCCTCGTCATCGCGGCGCCTGAGCCCGACGCACTGCGCGAGGCCGCCTACTTCGTCGAGCGGCTCTCCGGTGACCGGATGCCGCTCCAGGGGCTGGTCGTCAACCGGGCCACCCTGCCCGACGAGGCCTCGCTCACCGCCGCCGCGGCCGGTGCCGCCTCGGAGCGTCTCCCCGACGCACCGCTCACCGCCGGCCTGCTGCGGCTCCACGCCGACCGCGCCCTGCTGGTCGAGCGTCAGGACCAGCTGCGCGAGCGCTTCGCCGTCGCCCACCCGCACGTGCCGACCGCCGTGGTGCCGGCGCTGCCCGGTGACGTACACGATCTCGACGGGCTCCGCGAGATCGGCCGGTTGCTGGCCCAGGGCTGA
- a CDS encoding SigE family RNA polymerase sigma factor, with amino-acid sequence MSLFSPTDLDRGAFEHFVRSRVPALSRTAYLLTGDAHLAEDLVQQALLSAAKSWHRIQGDPEPYVRRILYTQNISWWRRRRLQETPMESYEAPSAPAKDSDLRLSLEQALAELTPRQRTILVLRFFEDLTEVQTAHVLGIHSGTVKSTTRKALDRLRTLAPHLEELLHD; translated from the coding sequence GTGTCTTTGTTCTCCCCCACAGATCTCGATCGCGGGGCGTTCGAGCATTTCGTACGCTCCCGGGTCCCGGCGCTGTCCCGAACCGCCTACCTGCTCACCGGTGACGCGCATCTCGCCGAAGACCTCGTCCAGCAGGCGCTCCTCTCTGCCGCGAAGTCGTGGCATCGCATCCAGGGCGACCCCGAGCCGTACGTCCGGCGCATTCTCTACACCCAGAACATCTCCTGGTGGCGCCGACGTCGTCTTCAGGAGACTCCGATGGAGTCGTACGAGGCACCTTCTGCCCCGGCGAAGGACTCCGACCTCCGGCTGAGCCTCGAGCAGGCCCTCGCCGAGCTGACCCCGAGACAGCGCACGATCCTCGTGCTCAGATTCTTCGAAGATCTCACCGAGGTCCAGACCGCCCACGTCCTCGGGATCCACTCCGGCACGGTCAAGTCCACGACCCGCAAGGCTCTCGACCGCCTGCGCACCCTCGCACCTCATCTCGAGGAGCTCCTCCATGACTGA
- a CDS encoding YdeI/OmpD-associated family protein yields the protein MPILSGAELLLPDPPAWRSWLEEHYADTPAVWLVLTKKGGTLTTLTWQTALDEALCFGWIDGQARRRDEQSSFQRFTPRGPKSRWSLRNVEHIARLEAEGRMTAAGRAAVEAAKADGRWEAAYAGPATAETPPDLLAAIAAVPEAQAMYDVLTSQNRYALYHRITALKTEAARARRIEEYVAMLARHETLHPQKRRPQ from the coding sequence ATGCCGATCCTGTCCGGAGCCGAGCTCCTGCTTCCCGACCCGCCCGCGTGGCGGTCCTGGCTGGAGGAGCACTATGCCGACACGCCCGCGGTCTGGCTGGTGCTGACCAAGAAGGGTGGCACGCTGACCACGTTGACCTGGCAGACCGCGCTCGACGAAGCGCTCTGCTTCGGCTGGATCGACGGTCAGGCCCGGCGGCGCGACGAACAGTCGTCGTTCCAGCGGTTCACGCCGCGTGGGCCGAAGAGCCGCTGGTCACTGCGGAACGTCGAGCACATCGCCCGGCTCGAGGCCGAGGGCCGGATGACCGCCGCCGGACGGGCGGCCGTGGAGGCGGCGAAGGCGGACGGGCGGTGGGAGGCGGCGTACGCCGGTCCGGCCACCGCCGAGACCCCTCCCGATCTCCTCGCCGCGATCGCCGCGGTGCCCGAGGCGCAGGCGATGTACGACGTCCTCACCTCGCAGAACCGCTACGCCCTCTATCACCGCATCACCGCACTGAAGACCGAGGCCGCCCGGGCGCGCAGGATCGAGGAGTACGTCGCCATGCTGGCGCGGCACGAGACGCTCCATCCCCAGAAGCGCCGGCCTCAGTAG